CACCGCCCAGGGCTACCAGGAATCCAAGCTCGACCAGAGCAAGCGTAGCAAGGCCGGAGCCGTCGGGATCATGCAGGTCCTGCCCTCGACCGCCGCCGATCCCAACGTCGGCATCCAGGGCATCGATCAGATCGAGCCCAACGTCCACGCCGGGGTCAAATACCTGCGCTTCGTCAAGGACCGCTACTACAGCGATCCCGTGATCTCGCCCTTGGACCAGGTGCTCTTCGCCTTCGCCGCCTATAACGCCGGGCCCGGCAACATCGCCAAGGCCCGCCGCCGGGCGGCCAAGATGGGGCTGGACCCGAACCGCTGGTTCGGCCAGGTCGAGATCGCCGCCGCCCGGACCATCAGCCGCGAGCCCGTGGTCTACGTGCGCAACATCTACAAGTACTACATCGCCTACCAGCGCATCGCTGCCCTGACAGCGGCCAAGCCGACGCTGATCGACTAACCATCTGGCGGTCTTCGGCTGTTTTGGCCAGAATGCCGGCCGGATCCGGCCGCAAGGGGAGGCGAGGTGCGATGCCGATCGGGAGCCGCTATCTCTTCATCGCGAGCATGGACGTGGCGCCGGACAAGGAGGCGCTGTTCAACGAGGTCTACGACCGGGAGCACGTGCCCAACCTTCTGAAGGTCCCCGGCGTTCTCGCCGTGACCCGGATCAAGGGCGAGGCCTTCGCCGTCGCCATGGGCGGCGAGCGCCGCGAGGTCCCGGCCGAGAGCCCGGTCTACAGCGCGATCTACGAGATCGAGGGCCCCGAGGTCCTGACCAGCACCGCCTGGGCCGAGGCGGTCGAGGCCGGTCGCTGGCCCGGCGAGGTCCGCCCCTTCACCAGCAACCGCCGCCACCGGCTCTGCAAGGTGCTGTAACCGGCCTCAGTCCTTCGCCGCCCGCGCCCTCAAGGCCCGGCGCCCGGCGAAGAACCAGGCCAGCGCCAGGAACTGCAGGCCGAGCAGAATGGCGAAGCCCATGCGGTAAGCTTCCGGCGCATAGCCGCCCTCGGGCCCGGCCGGGAAGAGGTCGATGATTCCGCCCAGGGCGTACTGAACGGCGAAGGCGGTGCCGAAGATCAGCAGGTTCATCGCCGTGTTGGCGCGGCCCGAGAGCGCCGCCCCGAAGTGCGAGGACAGCCAGGGATAGGCCAGGATCGCGACCTGCCCGGTCATGCCGAAGACAATCCAGAGCAGAACGCCGATCCCGGTCCACTCCAGCAGGATGCCGAGCTGCACCGCGAAGAACACGGCCAGGAAGCCGAGCATCACGGTGAGCACCGAGACCCCGCGCCGCACGAATACGTCGGCCACGGCGCCGCTGCCGAGCACGCCGACCAGGAAGCCGGCGGCCATGGCGAAGAGGGTCTCGGCCACCCCGGCCCGGTCGAGCCCGGCGACGTCGCGCAGCCAGGGCCCGGCCCAGAGGGTCTGGATCGCGATGTGCGTGCCGGCGGTGCTCATCAAGAGCGGCGCCAGGACCCAGAAGGCGCGGGCCCGGAAGATCCCGCCCAGGCCGGCGAGCTGCCGGCCCAGGGGCTCGGGTTCAGCCCCGCCGCGGCGCTCCGGCACCACCAGGAAGATGACCAGCGCCACCGCTAGGCAGAGCCCGGCCAGGCCCAGGAAGGCGTCGCGCCAGCCCCAGGCCTGGACCGCCCACTCCATGGGCAGGGTCGCGACCAGCAGGCCCAGCGCCCCG
This Kiloniellales bacterium DNA region includes the following protein-coding sequences:
- a CDS encoding MFS transporter gives rise to the protein MTAAPKHVDVTPTTVTVLTALGPFALGYFFSYLFRAVNAVVAPDLVADVGLSAAELGLVTSAYLFAFAAFQLPLGLLLDRYGPRRVQAALVCSAAAGALLFGLGRDVATLTAARALIGLGFAGGLMSGFKAVVLWVPEPRRPLANACVMSFGALGLLVATLPMEWAVQAWGWRDAFLGLAGLCLAVALVIFLVVPERRGGAEPEPLGRQLAGLGGIFRARAFWVLAPLLMSTAGTHIAIQTLWAGPWLRDVAGLDRAGVAETLFAMAAGFLVGVLGSGAVADVFVRRGVSVLTVMLGFLAVFFAVQLGILLEWTGIGVLLWIVFGMTGQVAILAYPWLSSHFGAALSGRANTAMNLLIFGTAFAVQYALGGIIDLFPAGPEGGYAPEAYRMGFAILLGLQFLALAWFFAGRRALRARAAKD